From the genome of Blautia pseudococcoides, one region includes:
- a CDS encoding ABC transporter ATP-binding protein, with protein sequence MSEEKREVLLEARHLKKYFNVETNFFGKPTAVLKAVDDVSFKIYKGEALGLVGESGCGKSTIGKMLVDLYKPTSGEIIYNGTDISKLSTKERRKYCKDIQLIFQDPYASLNPRMTVGDIIAEPIRINKLMPDNQVEDRVTYLMNCVGLANHQRNRYPHEFSGGQRQRVGIARALAVQPKLIVCDEPVSALDVSIQAQVLNLLDDLKDEFGLTYLFIAHGLNVVKHISDRVGVMYLGKLMEVADKREIYDNPLNPYTQALLSAIPSTDITKKKERIILTGDVPTPINPPAGCRFCSRCFKKTEGCDTVIPELRDIGNGHMAACHLYDQ encoded by the coding sequence ATGAGTGAAGAGAAGAGAGAAGTGCTTTTGGAGGCCAGACACCTGAAAAAGTATTTCAATGTGGAGACAAATTTCTTCGGAAAACCCACCGCTGTCCTGAAAGCTGTGGATGATGTTTCTTTTAAAATATATAAAGGCGAAGCTCTGGGCCTGGTTGGAGAGTCCGGCTGCGGTAAATCCACGATAGGTAAAATGCTGGTGGATCTGTACAAGCCCACTTCAGGAGAAATCATATACAATGGAACTGATATATCCAAGCTCTCCACAAAAGAGAGAAGGAAATACTGCAAGGACATCCAATTGATCTTCCAGGACCCCTATGCATCCCTGAACCCGCGTATGACGGTGGGCGATATTATCGCTGAACCCATCCGTATTAACAAGCTCATGCCGGATAACCAGGTGGAGGACAGGGTTACCTATCTGATGAACTGCGTAGGCCTTGCGAACCATCAGAGAAACCGGTATCCTCATGAGTTTTCAGGCGGGCAGAGACAGAGGGTGGGGATTGCCAGGGCGCTGGCTGTACAGCCCAAGCTGATCGTCTGCGATGAGCCGGTATCCGCACTGGATGTTTCCATTCAGGCCCAGGTTCTGAACCTGCTGGATGATCTGAAGGACGAATTCGGACTTACCTACCTGTTTATTGCCCATGGACTGAACGTGGTGAAACACATAAGTGACCGTGTGGGCGTAATGTATCTGGGTAAGCTGATGGAGGTGGCAGATAAGCGTGAGATCTATGATAATCCGCTGAATCCATACACACAGGCCCTCCTTTCCGCTATTCCATCCACGGATATCACGAAGAAAAAAGAGCGGATCATTCTGACGGGGGATGTGCCAACGCCTATTAACCCTCCGGCAGGCTGCCGTTTCTGCTCCCGCTGTTTTAAGAAAACAGAGGGCTGTGATACGGTGATCCCTGAATTAAGGGATATCGGAAACGGGCATATGGCTGCCTGTCATCTCTATGATCAATAA
- a CDS encoding ABC transporter ATP-binding protein, which produces MLLEVKDLETEFKVKRGTVKAVNGVSFAVDKGEILAVVGESGSGKSVTSLSVMGLIRDPGRVAGGEILFNGENLLKKNTKEMQAVRGDKISMIFQEPMTSLNPVYRIKDQIMETILTHTTMSKKEALDRAIQMLDLVGIPAPEQRVNDYPHQMSGGMRQRVMIAMALACDPELLIADEPTTALDVTIQAQILDLINRLREKLGMAVLLITHDLGVVAETADKVVVMYCGRVVEQASVEQLFTKPLHPYTQGLLDSIPKMDEERERLYMIKGIVPDPIHLPKGCSFADRCDKCMDKCREHMPKLAETEDGRKVRCFLVSDEVEGA; this is translated from the coding sequence ATGTTATTGGAAGTAAAGGATCTGGAGACAGAATTTAAAGTAAAAAGAGGTACGGTCAAGGCGGTAAACGGTGTCAGCTTTGCAGTGGACAAAGGAGAGATCCTGGCAGTGGTGGGAGAATCCGGTTCCGGAAAAAGTGTAACCTCCCTCTCTGTCATGGGATTGATCCGTGACCCGGGCCGGGTGGCAGGAGGGGAAATCCTGTTCAACGGCGAAAATCTGTTAAAGAAAAACACAAAAGAGATGCAGGCTGTCCGCGGAGATAAGATCTCTATGATCTTCCAGGAGCCAATGACCTCTCTAAACCCGGTGTACAGGATCAAGGACCAGATTATGGAGACCATTCTGACCCACACCACTATGAGTAAGAAGGAGGCTCTTGACAGAGCCATTCAAATGCTGGACCTGGTAGGTATTCCTGCGCCGGAGCAGCGTGTGAACGACTATCCACATCAGATGTCCGGCGGTATGCGTCAGCGTGTGATGATTGCCATGGCTCTGGCCTGTGATCCGGAGCTTCTGATCGCAGATGAGCCTACTACTGCCCTTGACGTTACCATCCAGGCACAGATTCTGGATTTGATCAACCGTCTGAGAGAAAAATTGGGTATGGCGGTACTTCTCATCACCCATGACCTGGGGGTTGTGGCTGAGACCGCCGACAAAGTGGTGGTTATGTACTGCGGCCGCGTGGTGGAACAGGCTTCTGTGGAACAGCTTTTCACAAAACCCCTGCATCCTTACACACAGGGACTTCTGGACTCCATCCCGAAAATGGATGAAGAAAGGGAGCGCCTGTACATGATCAAAGGTATTGTACCGGACCCCATACATCTGCCGAAGGGATGTTCCTTTGCGGACCGCTGTGACAAATGTATGGATAAGTGCAGGGAGCATATGCCCAAACTGGCTGAGACAGAGGATGGAAGAAAAGTAAGATGCTTTCTGGTAAGCGATGAAGTGGAGGGTGCGTAA
- a CDS encoding ABC transporter permease, whose amino-acid sequence MRKKQQVQTTGETLEKPESQIRVMWDTLKKNKAAVAGLIVIVFFVFLAIMGDWLAPYDPEYSDMAHTFVAPCKDYYFGTDQLGRDIFSRVLSGTKVSLFVGVAAVVYSLLIGTILGSVAGYFGGKADSFIMRCMDIMLSIPSILLAITLMAALGKGLDKAIIAIGTVSIPEYARIVRSSILSVKENDYVAAAKVVGNSDRRIIFHHILPNVVSSIVVRATLGISTAILDTAALGFLGMGVQPPMAEWGDMLGRARTYIFSAPYTLIFPGLAITLAVLAFNLFGDGLRDALDPKERV is encoded by the coding sequence ATGCGGAAAAAACAACAGGTACAGACAACAGGAGAGACACTTGAAAAACCGGAATCCCAAATCCGTGTGATGTGGGACACCCTGAAAAAGAATAAGGCAGCAGTGGCGGGTCTTATCGTTATTGTATTTTTTGTATTTTTAGCGATCATGGGAGACTGGCTGGCTCCTTATGATCCGGAGTATTCTGATATGGCCCATACGTTTGTAGCGCCCTGTAAGGATTACTACTTTGGAACAGACCAGCTTGGACGGGATATCTTTTCCCGTGTACTGTCAGGTACCAAAGTTTCTCTCTTTGTAGGTGTGGCTGCCGTTGTGTATTCTCTGCTGATCGGTACCATTCTCGGTTCTGTGGCAGGGTATTTCGGCGGTAAAGCGGATTCCTTTATTATGAGATGTATGGATATTATGCTCTCCATTCCCTCTATTCTTCTGGCGATCACATTGATGGCAGCACTGGGAAAAGGGCTTGATAAGGCCATTATTGCCATTGGTACTGTGTCAATCCCGGAATATGCCCGGATTGTGCGAAGCTCCATTCTTTCCGTCAAGGAAAATGACTATGTGGCTGCCGCCAAGGTTGTGGGAAATTCTGACAGGAGGATCATCTTTCATCACATCCTTCCAAACGTGGTAAGCTCCATTGTGGTCAGGGCAACCCTTGGTATCTCCACCGCGATCCTGGATACTGCAGCTCTTGGATTCTTAGGTATGGGTGTACAGCCGCCTATGGCAGAGTGGGGAGATATGCTGGGACGTGCGAGAACTTATATTTTCTCGGCGCCCTACACCTTGATTTTCCCGGGTCTTGCCATCACGTTAGCAGTGCTGGCATTCAACCTGTTTGGCGACGGCCTGCGCGATGCGCTGGATCCGAAAGAAAGAGTATAA
- a CDS encoding ABC transporter permease — translation MFKYIMKRLLQLIPVLFGVSLIVFFLMRVCAPDPASIVLGQHATQESMEEWREANGLNEPIVTQYVDFIKGAVTGDLGTSYYTKAPVTKEIFSRFPATVELAIVAIILAAVFGIVIGAVSAVKKNSIFDNGGMLISLIGVSVPIFWLGIMLIILFSGVLHWLPSSGRIDPALRPDTVTGFMIIDSILEGNTEALKDSLLHMVLPAVTLSLYSMAIIARMTRSSMLETLGQDYIRTARAKGISEGKVTRRHALRNAMLPVTTVIGLQLGSLLGGAVLTESVYAWPGIGNYTVQCIMKSDFPVVQGVVLLIAVIFVLMNLIVDVIYAFLDPRIKYVKKEV, via the coding sequence ATGTTTAAGTACATAATGAAACGGCTTTTACAGCTCATACCGGTTCTCTTCGGTGTATCCCTGATCGTCTTTTTCCTTATGCGTGTATGTGCACCGGACCCTGCGTCCATAGTATTGGGGCAGCACGCTACACAGGAAAGCATGGAAGAGTGGCGGGAGGCGAACGGGCTGAACGAACCCATAGTTACACAGTATGTAGATTTTATCAAAGGCGCTGTTACCGGTGATCTGGGTACTTCCTATTATACAAAAGCACCTGTAACAAAAGAAATTTTCAGTCGTTTCCCGGCTACCGTGGAGCTGGCAATTGTTGCCATTATACTGGCTGCGGTTTTTGGGATCGTGATCGGTGCTGTTTCGGCAGTGAAAAAGAATTCGATTTTTGACAATGGAGGTATGCTTATATCCCTGATTGGAGTGTCCGTTCCTATTTTCTGGCTGGGCATTATGCTGATCATTCTGTTTTCCGGTGTTCTGCACTGGCTGCCTTCCAGCGGACGGATCGACCCGGCTTTGCGTCCTGATACCGTGACGGGATTTATGATCATTGACAGTATTCTGGAAGGAAACACAGAGGCTCTGAAAGACAGCCTTCTGCATATGGTTCTTCCGGCAGTGACACTGAGTCTTTATTCTATGGCTATCATTGCCCGTATGACGCGTTCCAGTATGTTGGAAACGCTGGGACAGGATTACATCCGTACTGCAAGAGCAAAAGGAATCAGTGAAGGCAAAGTGACGAGAAGACATGCACTGCGCAACGCCATGCTTCCTGTCACAACCGTTATCGGCCTGCAGTTAGGTTCCCTGCTTGGCGGTGCGGTATTGACAGAATCTGTATATGCATGGCCCGGAATCGGAAACTACACGGTGCAGTGTATCATGAAATCGGATTTCCCTGTTGTGCAGGGAGTGGTACTGCTGATCGCAGTCATATTCGTGCTGATGAATCTGATCGTAGACGTTATCTATGCATTTTTAGATCCGCGTATCAAATATGTTAAGAAGGAGGTGTAA
- a CDS encoding ABC transporter substrate-binding protein, translating to MKRKVIAALLCTSMAITMMAGCGSNKKTGADNTGGTTKTETSGEEGNADAETETGTTEKKASGQMLTEFTEVPSDVDTEQTLRYAQGADPRGLDPAMIDDGESSKPICQMYEGLLKYGDSNTEVEPCLAESWEVSEDGLTYTFKLRQGVKFHDGTDFNAEAVKYNVDRQTVNKTEDMLYADFVYGDVTECNVVDDYTVEFKLGKKSTPFLNNLAMSLGAPMVSPTACDAANGNLNEAPCGTGPYKFVRWNKNEAVVMERNEDYWGEKGVAKEIIFSTIPDNSARVVALTNGEVDIIDGIDATVVDQITSAGCLLYQAEGMNINYMAYNTQRVTDPEIRKALNEAVNVPELVESIYKGYATQAATILPTFMPGYSADVKQTEYNPEESKKVLEEKGITELKMMAYTNPRPYNTATGQTLAEALQGYFDKVGVKVSIDSYDWTTYKEKLGAGDYDMCLYGWIGDNGDPDNFMYLLTHEDPAMNVALYRDDEYNTMLSEAASMENGDERNGAYGKMEQKIADENVWLPISHQQNLSGYVSNVQNFIAHPTGNVFLSKTYKN from the coding sequence ATGAAAAGAAAAGTAATTGCGGCTTTACTCTGCACATCTATGGCGATCACCATGATGGCAGGATGTGGAAGTAACAAGAAGACTGGTGCAGATAACACTGGCGGCACAACAAAGACAGAAACTTCCGGTGAAGAAGGAAATGCGGATGCAGAAACAGAAACCGGCACAACAGAAAAGAAAGCCAGCGGCCAAATGCTCACAGAGTTTACTGAGGTTCCGTCTGATGTGGACACAGAGCAGACACTGCGATATGCGCAGGGTGCAGACCCCCGTGGTCTTGACCCGGCTATGATTGATGACGGAGAGTCTTCCAAGCCAATCTGCCAGATGTATGAAGGCCTTCTGAAATACGGTGACAGCAATACAGAAGTGGAACCGTGCCTGGCTGAATCTTGGGAAGTAAGTGAAGATGGGCTGACTTATACCTTCAAACTGAGACAAGGCGTAAAATTCCATGACGGAACAGACTTCAACGCAGAAGCAGTAAAATACAATGTGGACAGACAAACAGTCAATAAAACAGAGGACATGCTTTATGCAGACTTTGTTTACGGTGATGTTACAGAGTGTAACGTGGTTGATGACTATACAGTAGAGTTTAAACTGGGCAAAAAATCCACGCCATTCTTAAACAACCTGGCAATGTCCCTGGGCGCACCCATGGTAAGCCCTACAGCATGTGACGCAGCAAACGGCAACCTGAATGAAGCGCCATGCGGAACAGGCCCGTACAAATTTGTAAGATGGAACAAAAACGAAGCCGTAGTTATGGAAAGAAATGAAGACTACTGGGGCGAGAAGGGTGTTGCAAAAGAGATCATTTTCTCCACGATCCCGGATAACTCCGCACGTGTGGTTGCGCTGACAAACGGTGAAGTGGATATTATTGATGGTATTGACGCCACCGTGGTAGACCAGATCACATCTGCCGGCTGTCTGTTATATCAGGCAGAGGGTATGAATATCAACTACATGGCTTACAATACACAGAGAGTAACAGACCCTGAGATCAGAAAAGCATTAAATGAAGCAGTTAATGTACCGGAGTTGGTTGAAAGCATTTATAAAGGTTACGCAACCCAGGCTGCTACAATTCTTCCAACGTTCATGCCTGGCTACAGTGCAGACGTAAAACAGACGGAATACAATCCGGAAGAGTCCAAAAAGGTACTGGAAGAAAAGGGTATTACAGAACTGAAGATGATGGCTTACACAAACCCAAGACCGTACAATACTGCAACCGGCCAGACACTGGCAGAAGCTCTCCAGGGTTATTTCGATAAAGTAGGCGTTAAAGTTTCTATTGATTCCTATGACTGGACAACCTACAAAGAAAAACTCGGTGCCGGCGATTATGATATGTGTCTGTACGGCTGGATCGGTGACAACGGTGACCCGGATAACTTCATGTATCTGCTGACACATGAGGACCCGGCAATGAACGTTGCGCTGTACCGTGATGACGAATACAACACCATGCTGTCAGAAGCAGCATCCATGGAAAACGGTGACGAAAGAAATGGAGCTTACGGCAAAATGGAACAGAAGATTGCAGACGAAAATGTGTGGCTGCCGATTTCTCATCAGCAGAACCTGTCAGGTTATGTGTCAAATGTACAGAACTTCATTGCACATCCTACAGGTAATGTTTTCTTGAGCAAAACATATAAGAATTAA
- a CDS encoding Rpn family recombination-promoting nuclease/putative transposase: MNQNRKLAQLKFKDNFMFGAVMVNEEICRNFLEMAVGVPIEKVEISKEKSMIYHPEYRGIRLDIIARDEKRTHYNVEMQVAKKSHLGKRARYYHSQMDMELLLTGEDYTLLPASYVIFICDFDPFDKKKYRYIFQNVCRETGLSMADGSTTIFLSTCGENEAEVPGKLIRFLKFVKADLTDSTRDYQDDYIRKIQESIAKIKGSREMEEKFMLLEELLRDERAEGEAKGLAMGKTKGKAESILLLLEDLGPVPDELRKAILEEQNIDILSRYLKLAAHADSIAYFVDGINHI; encoded by the coding sequence ATGTTCGGTGCAGTTATGGTAAATGAGGAAATCTGCCGGAATTTTTTGGAAATGGCGGTGGGTGTTCCGATTGAGAAAGTAGAAATCAGTAAAGAGAAAAGTATGATTTACCACCCGGAATACCGCGGTATACGGCTTGATATTATTGCCAGAGATGAAAAAAGAACACATTACAATGTGGAGATGCAAGTGGCAAAAAAGTCCCATTTGGGCAAAAGAGCCAGATATTATCACAGTCAGATGGATATGGAGCTGTTGCTGACAGGAGAAGACTACACATTACTCCCTGCTTCCTATGTGATTTTTATTTGTGATTTTGACCCGTTTGATAAGAAAAAATACCGTTATATCTTCCAAAATGTTTGCAGGGAAACCGGACTGTCTATGGCTGACGGGAGTACTACCATTTTTTTGAGCACCTGTGGGGAAAATGAAGCGGAAGTACCGGGAAAGCTAATAAGATTCCTGAAATTTGTCAAAGCCGACTTAACAGACAGTACCCGTGACTATCAGGATGATTATATCAGAAAGATCCAGGAGTCTATAGCAAAAATTAAGGGAAGCCGGGAAATGGAGGAGAAGTTCATGCTGCTGGAAGAGTTATTGAGAGATGAACGTGCCGAGGGAGAAGCAAAAGGACTGGCCATGGGGAAAACAAAAGGAAAGGCAGAATCCATCCTGCTTCTGCTGGAGGATTTAGGCCCAGTACCTGATGAACTCAGAAAAGCGATCCTGGAGGAACAGAATATAGATATTCTTTCAAGATATCTGAAGCTGGCGGCACATGCAGACTCTATTGCGTATTTTGTGGATGGGATAAACCATATCTAA